The following are from one region of the Trichoderma breve strain T069 chromosome 5, whole genome shotgun sequence genome:
- a CDS encoding hsp70 protein domain-containing protein, translating into MSMGPAVGIDLGTTYSCVGIFREDRCDIIANDQGNRTTPSFVAFTDTERLIGDAAKNQVAMNPQNTVFDAKRLIGRKFADSEVQADMKHFPFKIVDKGSKPVVEVEFKGEKKTFTPEEISSMILTKMRETAESYLGTTVNNAVITVPAYFNDSQRQATKDAGLIAGLNVLRIINEPTAAAIAYGLDKKVEGERNVLIFDLGGGTFDVSLLTIEEGIFEVKSTAGDTHLGGEDFDNRLVNHFVNEFKRKNKKDLSTNARALRRLRTACERAKRTLSSSAQTSIEIDSLFEGIDYYTSITRARFEELCQDLFRSTIQPVDRVLADAKIDKSQVHEIVLVGGSTRIPRIQKLITDYFNGKEPNKSINPDEAVAYGAAVQAAILSGDTSSKSTNEILLLDVAPLSLGIETAGGMMTKLIPRNTTIPTKKSEVFSTFSDNQPGVLIQVYEGERQRTKDNNLLGKFELTGIPPAPRGVPQIEVTFDVDANGIMNVSAVEKGTGKSNKIVITNDKGRLSKEEIERMLSDAEKYKEEDEAEGRRVSAKNGLESYAYSLRNTLNDPKVDEKIEAGDKETLKTEIDKIVQWLDENQQATREEYEEHQKELEGVANPIMMKFYGAGGEGGMPGGMPGGPGGFPGAGGAPHAGGDDGPTVEEVD; encoded by the exons ATGTCTATGGGACCAGCCGTCGGTATCGACCTGGGTACTACGTACTCTTGCGTCGGTATCTTCCGTGAGGACCGATGTGATATCATCGCCAACGACCAGGGTAACCGAACGACCCCTTCGTTCGTTGCCTTCACCGACACCGAGCGTCTGATCGGTGATGCGGCCAAGAACCAGGTCGCCATGAACCCCCAGAACACCGTCTTCGACGCCAAGCGATTGATCGGACGCAAGTTTGCCGACTCCGAGGTCCAGGCTGACATGAAGCACTTCCCCTTCAAGATCGTCGACAAGGGCTCCAAGCccgtcgtcgaggtcgagttcaagggcgagaagaagaccttCACCCCCGAGGAGATCTCCTCCATGATCCTGACCAAGATGCGTGAGACCGCCGAGTCCTACCTCGGAACCACCGTCAACAACGCCGTCATCACTGTCCCCGCCTACTTCAACGACAGCCAGCGTCAGGCTACCAAGGACGCCGGTCTCATTGCCGGTCTCAATGTCCTGCGTATCATCAACGAGCCCaccgctgctgccatcgcctACGGCCTTGACAAGAAGGTCGAGGGTGAGCGCaacgtcctcatcttcgatcTCGGTGGTGGTACCTTCGATGTCTCCCTCCTGACCATTGAGGAGGGTATCTTCGAGGTCAAGTCCACTGCCGGTGACACTCACTTGGGTGGTGAAGATTTCGACAACCGCCTTGTCAACCACTTTGTTAACGAATTTAAgcgcaagaacaagaag GATCTGTCCACCAACGCTCGTGCTCTTCGCCGTCTCCGCACTGCTTGCGAGCGTGCTAAGCGAACTCTGTCTTCGTCTGCTCAGACCTCCATTGAGATCGACTCTCTCTTCGAGGGTATCGACTACTACACCTCCATCACTCGTGCCCGTTTCGAGGAGCTGTGCCAGGATCTCTTCCGATCCACCATCCAGCCCGTTGACCGTGTCCTTGCCGATGCCAAGATCGACAAGTCCCAGGTCCACGAGATCGTCCTCGTCGGTGGCTCCACCCGTATCCCCCGTATCCAGAAGCTCATCACCGACTACTTCAACGGCAAGGAGCCCAACAAGTCCATCAACCCCGACGAGGCCGTTGCCTACGGTGCTGCCGTCCAGGCCGCCATTCTGTCTGGTGACACCTCTTCCAAGTCCACCAACGAGATCCTGCTTCTCGATGTCGCTCCCCTGTCTCTGGGTATCGAGACTGCTGGTGGCATGATGACCAAGCTCATCCCCCGCAACACCACCATCCCCACCAAGAAGTCCGAGGTCTTCTCCACCTTCTCTGACAACCAGCCTGGTGTGCTCATCCAGGTCTACGAGGGTGAGCGCCAGCGCACCAAGGACAACAACCTGCTCGGCAAGTTCGAGCTCACTGGCATTCCCCCCGCCCCTCGTGGTGTTCCCCAGATTGAGGTCACCTTCGACGTCGATGCCAACGGTATCATGAACGTCTCCGCCGTTGAGAAGGGCACTGGCAAGTCCAACAAGATTGTCATCACCAACGACAAGGGCCGCCTGTccaaggaagagattgagcgcATGCTGTCTGACGCCGAGAAGtacaaggaggaggacgaggctgagggcCGCCGTGTCTCTGCCAAGAACGGCCTTGAGTCTTACGCCTACTCTCTCCGCAACACTCTCAACGACCCCAAGGTCGACGAGAAGATTGAGGCCGGCGACAAGGAGACCCTCAAGACCGAGATCGACAAGATCGTCCAGTGGCTCGATGAGAACCAGCAGGCCACTCGTGAGGAGTACGAGGAGCACCAGAAGGAGCTCGAGGGTGTCGCCAACcccatcatgatgaagtTCTAcggagctggtggtgagggtgGCATGCCCGGTGGCATGCCCGGCGGCCCCGGCGGCTTCcctggcgctggcggcgcTCCCCACGCTGGTGGCGATGACGGCCCCACCGTCGAGGAGGTCGACTAA